The Artemia franciscana chromosome 13, ASM3288406v1, whole genome shotgun sequence genomic sequence ATGGTAAGgattggaaaaaataacaatggtTTCCCAACTACTTATCAGCTATTTTTTTAGGAGGAGGGATGGAGGCGAAGACAAAAGCACTTTTGTTACTGTTTGCACTATCCGAATTCTCCGGGAATTTTCCAGAAGAATAGAATATTTACGATTGATAATTTTCGGAGGAGATTTAAGGGAACACTTTTTGTCGGAATAAAACTGGACTGATATGATTTATCATCAAAGTGCCAGGTGCACCCCGCAACCCTGCtacctattcacagaaaagtaattttaaatcaacacaggaattccgtggccacttataaactgtcagatgtctcccaGGTATAGCAGCTGAGAGTTCGGTATCACCCCTCTCtctcattacttttggctcatcagttgcgttctgtccagtgcttccactatccccgtATTTTCACCGAAAATCTCACAAAAACGGAGCAGCAAAAACACTTGGGCCTAGATGCGTCAAGCTTTAAATCCAACCCCGCTTATCTCCATGTTGGTCAGAGACAAGGCCGTGTCGGGAGAGTACAAGCTTCGTACCTATCCCTTCCAGGAATTTTTgtccgacaaaaaaaaaacacaacaaaatgcacataaacaatttttgatgcgttttttaagtttatttgtaagccccccccccaaaaaaaaatcccgaatACACCCTTTTTCATAGAGTACAACATTTCAGAACAGAGAACTTCAGACTTTACATCCTCCCTTTCCCTAAAGTGTTGACATCTTTAGGATTCTTCCtatgaattgttatatttttctattttcggTGTGTCTTTTTGAAACCACCTTCGGGACGACCTTTTTTTTGAAGCCACCTTCAGGACCTTGCCCTCCCTCACCCAAAGGACTTCCCATTTCCATACAACTCGCTATTTccatcttttatttttgacatatCACTCGCAATGTTGCAAtgaataatgctaaaaaaaaaaaaaaaaaaaaaaaaaaaaaaaaaaaaaaaaaaaaaaaaaaaaaaatacaacattgatagtgtaaaagaaaacaacagtAAAACGAATCTCGATCAGATTTGACAAGCTGTGCTTAAATAACACTCACTTCATCATTATCTACAATCACAATTGCTATTACAAAAACCACACTAgcatgtaatttaaaaatatatttacagaATTATGTTCATCATTAACTATAATACAGGTCAAATCACAGCTAAATCATACACCTGCATACCCCCGGCTACTTTTCAACAATAGATGTCGCGTCCGGGTGAGGATTCTTCCGTTTGCGGTAAAGACACCTGAAAGGAAATAGACTAAGAATTTCATTCATAAAATGGCAAACAAACTTAAATCCCTCCCATCCGTCATATTAACAACTCAAAGCAAATGTAATAAGATTAGTTCCGTTACTTACAGGAAAGTACAGCTAGAAAgtatttcagaattttaaattgggGCGAATTAAGTACAGTAAACTTTAGATTTTCTGCATAATTGAGCGGCATGACATCCACGGACAAGCAAGTTCCGTGGAAAATTTGAAATGGGACGAAACagactaaaaataaagatatagaTCAGTTTTACAGACTATaactttattataattattggtATTGCagtagcattattaaaaaaaatatatatatttttttgcaaatcacAAAATCATAACAAAAATAGGCTGCACTGTGTACAGATATTATTTCATAGGTGTATCATTTGTATTACTTAAAATAATTCGATTCCCAGGCGAACAACGCAGGGGTTTCgattcaaaaaaatttaggaaaagcATTTTTCCAAACTAGCGGGGCAAATtagtactttttttcaaaaacaaaccCATAAAAGggaattttcaaaatccaagGGCGGGGCAAAATATTTAGGGGGGATTCCCCCTTCTAACTGACGCCACTGAGACCATGAGTAATCCATGGAGCaaataattgtaatttattGTTAAAAGTTGAAATGGTCAAGCTTcacaaaaaaacacatgaaAGTTGTGGAGCTTACGGGAAACTGATGGCTCCGGTAAGAAATTGGAACGATACATAAAGAtagttttacaataaaaaataagtatttattaAGAACATTCAATAGTTTACGAAATTTGTTGGCATTGTTCACCGGGAGAAACATTTCATCTGATGCAACTTCATTTAATTCTCCTTATAGAGAGCACAGAGTTGTGGGGACCAGTATCACGTGTTTTccccaaagcactagaaatccccccaactccccctaagaTATccgatccggtctggttatgtcaatcacgtatctagaacttgggcatattcttcccatcgagtttcatcccgatctcttcactctaagcgttttccaagattaccgTTTCCCCCTCCGTCCCCAAGGTCCCGGAtccgatccgaattgaaaacGGAGCATCTAAGACATGATATTCTCTGAGGCTAACCTGACTTTCATacataatgatgatagaaggtaataagcttacctaagctatggatgtcaggtgattgatttttcttctaacgataatttcgacaggacctgtgcctgtcatcatcaggttaattcaaatttcttgccagaaagtaaaatcactaaataaataaaactaaaaacactgaacaacactaatgaTGAGCCAAACCTTGAGTTATTGTTGTGCCATGGCCCGAATTTTGGTAGAGGCGTTGATGGCTGCTGTCCTAGtggatcttaaagaggttgggcCTTTCGGAAAGGGGTGgagttttttgtgagttttcaatttatgggtgattggttcccaaatttcgctaatatgaaactcaccattgtctttattgatcgctagtttatttttagcaatttccaaagcttctctgattttctgctttaagagttgtgggacaatagcaataagttgggcttggtcaaacttaatggagtgggaagggttttcaaagatatgatgggccaatgcagagaaattaccttcctcctttagctttgtctttttaaggcAGTCATCAATGGAATCAGCATGTTCTTTTAATCGGTGATGTAGAGGTCTCATGGTACGACCTATATAGGTATCACCACAACTGCAAGGAATCTCATATACCCCTGGTGGATCTGAAGTAATCTTATCCTTGCCTTTTTTCAAGAAGGAGGAAATTAAGATCCACTAGGACAGCAGCCATCAACGCCTCTACCAAAATTCGGGCCATGGCACAACAATAACTCCAGGTTCGGCTCAtcattagtgttgttcagtgtttttagttttatttatttagtgattttactttctggcaagaaatttgaattaacctgatgatgacaggcacaggtcctgtcgaaattatccttagaagaaaaatcaatcacctgacatccatagcttaggtaagcttattaccttctatcatcattatctgagacatgatatctttctatatatcaagtttcatctagatctgattacccattcttaagataaacatacctcaattttcaagatttcccctccctccaaccccTCCAGAAGATCAGGGAAACGacttatcaagtcagtttgtgtaggcccctgacacgcctacaaattttcatcgtcctagcacgtccagaagcacagaacttgccaaagcactggacccccctccgactcccccaaagagagcggatttggtccggttatgtcaatcacgtatctaggacttgtgcttattcttcccactcagtttcatcccaatctctccgctagaagcgttttccaagatttccggtttccccctccaactccccccaatgtcaccagatccggtcgggatttaaagtaagcgctctgagacaagagttcattcaaaatatcaaatctcattaagatctgaacccccgttcgtaaggtaaaaattcctcatttttctaatttttgcgaattaaccatcccttcacccccccccccaaaaaaaatggttgaatcggggaagtgactatttttaatttaatatgttccggtccctaatacgcctgccaactttcatcgtcctagcttatctggaagtgcccgaactagcaaaactgggaccaacagacagaccgaccgaccgacagaaattgcgatcactatatggcACTCGGCCGACggacaagtgccataaaaatgctCGTTGCTGGTCAGCTAACAATTCGAAGGAACGCTTAGAGGGGCCCTTCTGCGTGATGCAAGAAAAGGCGTCATCTTACGTAAACAAACACATgcgtatgattttttttctgtgggaGGGGAGTGATAAACTTTTTTTACTAACTTGAACGTGAATTGCTGAAAAAATTCAGGAGAACTGCGACTTTCGGTGGAACCTAGGACCCAAGCTCCCTCCTCTGCGCAGGTCTCTGCCTGTGAACTATTGAATACGCATGTAGTTTTAACTACTTACAAAAATGTATTTCCTAAGTATTTGCACTTCCGCATTCGAAATAGGTCTCTTTTATTTTGATCACCTTGTATGTACTTGTCTTTAATTAGAACTGCTAAAACGAGAGTACtgtaagaaaataatttcacatttatgtcaaaattcataaataaaaaatagacagtCATGTCAAAAAGCATATCCAACTTCTAGTTACCACTGGAAAAACCAGTAGCCAACATGAGcatgaattttggaaaatatttgaatcttTTATTGTTGCAGGTGGCCTTTTTAATGCCTCGCCTTGCGAAAACTTTATTATGCATCACGTCTATTCTTCGTCATAAAAttcatcagaatttttaaacttaagTCATTCTGAATGTTCCAGTCTTATTAAGGGAATGACACTAGAACGGGTTATCTACTATTTTACGGTTTGGCTTCTTTACTGAAGCTGATAAAATCGTTTGTTGTagtacaaaatttgaaaaggcTTAAAAGGGTACGGGGCTAAGATACAGACAATTATATGAAGGGGCAAATatacaaacaattttatgatgagAGAGCTTTAATTTCtccaaaacaaattaactaTTCATTTATTTGAAGAAGAGCACGCATCCCCCCCTCTAAGCACCTGCATGTGTTTGAGTTGGTAGCAGTGGCATCTAGATCTGGTGGAATTCTGGCCCCCTAGATCTTTTATGTCTTCCCTTCCTCCTTTATTTcgaaaattaatctttttactcattgaaaaatattctttgtTGGGGTAttgtcattaagaaaaaaaaaaaaatcaaaaacacaaaattgccccccccccccggattaTAAAAATACAATCTTCCCAGCATTTACGATAATTGGCATGAATAGCCACCTTTAAAATGGCTACAAGtctcatattcattttttttacgattttcttTCACACCTATTAGCTATACCTAGTTACTGCACTGGctcaaaactttctttttgccCAAACTCGACGGTGCATCAACACTAGTTTAATAAACCCCTGGAAAAACACTGAGCAACAGGCAACATAATCTTGTTATGTGTATTTGCTgaaggcgggggggggggtgtgtgtgtgtttacATCAAGATGGTAGCTAAGGGTGTACTTTTTGGAAGTTTTGGAGAAATCATGCCTAGTTGAACACAATATTTCGACTTAAACTGAAAATGCCTTACCTCTTGACTGCAAGGAGATGAAGGTTGCTGAACTTTGGCAACGGATCTAACACTAAGAGGTGACAGAACTAGGCCTTCTGAAGCTAGAGATCTGGTAGCTATCTGACTAGCCAATTGGGATAACCCTTTTCCAGCTGGGTATGCTTCTAATGCCTCAGTTAGTTCATTAATATACTCGATGACATGTTCAATTACTTCTAATTTGGAAACTTTTCTTTCTCTTGGCATGAAAGGTGACACAATCTGGAATAAGATGAAACAGCATTAAGGGTTGAATTTGAAGTAAAAAACGTTTTAAGGGGAGTTTGCCCTTAGACAAATTTGAAGGACTCTGTTGCTTTTCTTATGTGACAATATAGTCCAAACTTTCAGGGGATCAGAATGTTGTGTTGAAAGGGGGGGGATTAATACtcagagtattttttttctttttttatgtaaagaaCTGCATCATGGGAGTGACTTATAAATCCTATATATGTTTtggtaaatttatgacagttcatattattgacttaccaataaagtaaatACACCTCTCAATGtctttttaatgctctttaccaacataataattgcttctattgcaaattcaaattttagcacTTTCTGACCTAACCTAACACACCCTAGCCTAAACTAACCttgttataaataatataataatttaataattaagtcatttttaatagctcaaaaagtgcttaaatttgaatttgcaatagaatctattattatattcgtaaagagcataaaaaaggcatcgaatgGTATGTAATTCGAATGGCATCGAATTattgcgacaagcttgaaagcttagtctaccgtatttggtattaagtaaataaataaataaaaaaataatatgaactgtcataaatttacttatattttaataaatagccTGCAAGGGGGCAAGAGAAAGGCCGAACACTCTAGACTAAACtgaaacaacataaaaaatttggttttttgaaacatttgggATTTGAGAAGTGACCAGGAGAAGCTTTAGAAGGATGGAATCGAGGAGAAGCATTCACCAGCATGTCAGACTCAGGCAGCGTAAGGCTAGCCTACGACTTTGGATAATTGTTAATTTAGTAATTGCACATAAGTTTTACCAGTTTCTTAGTAAAATTATAAACAACGTAACCTAATTTTGATAAGGAACCTAAGAGCTATCTCTTACATCTAATAGGCGTTTCACCGATTATCTGTGACaaaaaagcacaggatggttgcccCCTCCCGTTGCACttcttggctgaagggccacgaaacggagatcagcaccgccggtttgaaCCTTAAGGATCTAGtaccgtcttacttacttacttacttactaggCTACGGCCTAGGCTATACATAAAATTGACGattcagtttttctttgaatttgacTTAATAATTATTAGGCTAAATTATCGGAAACTTTAAATACCATCTTTATGAAATAGGAAGGAAACAGTAGACGTATACGGGAAGGGATTGAGGGAAAATACACATTTGCAGGCTGCCTTACGTCAGCTTCTGGTGGCGTAAAGAGGCTACTAGGCTTAGCAGTTGTGTCGACTCCTTTCTAAACCTATTTTAGGACTAATCAGCAATGAGCCTGTATTAGTATTGACAGAGAGATATTCCCTAAATTTTGACTTGAGTCTACTTGTACCTCTAGGCCTAGTCCCTAGATTTAAAAAACACAATTCCAatgactttaattttttactcaaATCCAAGAAATATTTTCGAAATAGGCCAGCAAATTTACCTTGTGTAGTTTTCCAATCATATCCTTCATTTCTGAAAACTCACTAATTCTGGtatttttacaaactttgacattATTCTTCACTGGACTTGATACTGACTTGACCATTTTTTCTAAGTGTTTGTTGATCAATAGCTTTTCATTGACTGATATGATTTCATTTCCAACAGAATTTCAACACCTGGTTCTGCACTGTATTAGCCAATAGAAGAAACTTCTACTCCGGCGCAGGCATTCACCAGATGTCTCAAGAATAGTCATAAAAGAGGGTATggatgatgtttttttttctcaatgggGTCAATTAAAATGACGAAGGGGTAAAGAAAGATCAATTTAGGGACAAGAACACGCCTTGGGAATTTAGGAGGTGAAACAAAGGagctcaaaatattttgagggAACACTTTACGAAAAGTTTTGCAGTCTTCAAGCCTGTATATGGTACTTTGGGGGGCTGTGGGGTAAATTTACCATATTTAGGGAGGGGGTTTAAATGTAACTATAAAGTTCTAGAAATGAAAGTTTTTCTGTCACCAGGCACGCACATGTTGTTCTGGTAAAAGGGGAGAGGGGGGCAAATTCATTCGAACAGAAAATGATAATCCTGAATTCAGAGttccctttaaaaaaatacaagtaacAAGCATTCATAACtgtcattggaaaaaaaattctgattttgcaGATAAGAATATTGAAGGATTCTGCTATTCTTTCATAATTCATAATTTAATGGTTCTttactaaaaattattataatttttgtacTTGTCCAATAATCAgaacacattcaagaattaaatttaggttaatcctaatcaaatataccaaaatatgatcaAACTATAatgctttattaacaaaatatcaGGAACTACAGCAGAAAATTATGGAATGCAGGCCGCCCAGAATGCGtaatattaaatacctaactttACCAAAATACCActatgttaaatatttaattcaaatataCCTAAAACGTACAAATATGCCTATCCACTGGGCTTAGGCTAATTGTTCCCGAATACAGACAGCTAAACCGGTTTTTGTCAGATCttgcaaatcaaaatttttgagtgtgttctgaataataacAAATACCCTAATTTTTAGTAATCCGCAGTaagttataatataataataactgTTCATAagttattataatataataagttactatataatgtaatataatttatgctttagttaaatattaaataaaaaaacaagttttttaaatgaaagtaaggagcgacattaaaacttagaacgaacagaaattactccgtatatgaaaggggcttttcttcctcaacgccccgctctttacgctaaagtttgactctttctcttaaatctacattttaaaacagtaaaaaactttagcgtaaagagcggggtgttgagaaggaaaagtcccttttatatacggagtaatttctgttcgttttaagttttaatgtcgctccttactttcatttaaaaaacttgtttttttatttaatatctgaacgtttttgaatcaatgcatgttttgattttggctctccgcagaggaataattgaaacgaaatttgtatatttattttttttggctaaatggctttctcataatttcgatcgaatgattttgagaaaaaaagagcgggggggggaagcctagttgccctccgatttacggttaattaaaaaggcaacaagaacttttaattttttacgaatctttttataagtaaaagatatacgtaacttataaattagcttacgtaaagaacttttgtattctcatgtttttattacacatatgagggggttcaccccctcatcagtacctcgctctttgcactaaagcttaaattttgtcccaattcattaagaatgaccccctgaatcacaaaagccgcagaataaatagttgaaattactaaaaatactttagcgtaaagaacgaggtattaggaggaggtgagcccctcatatgggtaataatttctgttcgttttaagttttaatactgctgcttacttccagctgaaaaaaaactttttcatatttaatttttcattgtttttttttaagtaatgctagtaaatcctgcactcccttcatggaaattttcttcccccatgacaattcctcgatggaaagttcccccagcatatccccctcttctcaacctctgcctccaaccaaaaaatcctcctgaaaacgcctgtacacttcccaataaccattactatatgcaagcactggtcaaagttttgaacttgtagcccctaccacggggactctgggggagtaagtcgtccccaaagacatagttacaaggtttttcgactatgctgaataaaatggctatctcagaattttgatccgttgactttgggaaaataattagcgtggtagggggcctaggtgccctccaatttttttggtcacttaaaaagggcaatagagcTTTTCATtgccgttagaatgagccctctcgcaacattctaggaaaactgggtcgatacgatgacccctggggaaaagaaaaaaaacaaaaaaaaaaacaaataaacacgcatccgtgatctgccttctggcaaaaaatataaaattccatatttttgtagataggagcttgaaacttttacagtagggttctctgatacgctgaatctgatggtgtaatttttgttaagattcaatgacttttagggggtgtttccccctattttctaaaataacgcaaattttctcaggctcgtaacttttgatgggtaaaactaaacttgatgaaacttattttttaaaatcagcattaaaatgcgatgcttttgatgtagctattggtaccaaaattccattttttagagttttggttactattgagccgggtcgctccttactacagttcgttaccacgaactgtttgatatagtagTTAGTTCATAAAGGGTATCCAACTACAGAATAACTTATCGAAAACAAGCAACATACAGGAAAACCATCAAAAAATTCATTAGATTTCTTTCAGGGTTTCCGGGGGTCCCCTCTGAATAACATACCTGGTCATCATATCttagtttcttttatatttttaacggaGACTccattt encodes the following:
- the LOC136035004 gene encoding protein extra-macrochaetae-like — its product is MVKSVSSPVKNNVKVCKNTRISEFSEMKDMIGKLHKIVSPFMPRERKVSKLEVIEHVIEYINELTEALEAYPAGKGLSQLASQIATRSLASEGLVLSPLSVRSVAKVQQPSSPCSQEVSLPQTEESSPGRDIYC